The following are encoded together in the Saliniramus fredricksonii genome:
- a CDS encoding bifunctional ADP-dependent NAD(P)H-hydrate dehydratase/NAD(P)H-hydrate epimerase, whose product MNHHRILAVAHMREADRLTIASGVPGMVLMERAGAGVAQAARAMLAPTGRVVILCGPGNNGGDGFIAARRLAEDGYRVTLGLLGPRERLSGDAAAAARLYDGPVIALEDITCDEAGLVIDALFGTGLTRDLEGAVAACIARVARSGVPVLAVDIPSGIDGDSGAIRGVALPATRTVTFAARKPGHLLLPGRDLCGAISVVDIGIPDATCDGFAPALFANEPALWRDTLPRPESDTHKYKRGHALVLSGEMHRTGAARLAARGALRVGAGAVTLASPRAALAVNAAHLTAIMLAPCDTPEELGVLLEDRRFTAVALGPGYGVGEATRAMVKAAARTGRGLVLDADALTSFAGEAYTLGMVASAARACVLTPHEGEMRRLFESAEGVRDAPNRWQAALRAAEIVRSVVICKGGDTIVASPDGRAAILAETTPYLATAGSGDVLTGIVTGLIAQGMPAFEAACAAVWLHARTGIVYGPGLIAEDLSEALPGVLRGL is encoded by the coding sequence ATGAACCATCATCGCATTCTCGCCGTCGCCCATATGCGCGAAGCCGACCGGCTCACGATCGCTTCCGGCGTGCCGGGCATGGTTCTCATGGAGCGCGCCGGCGCGGGCGTGGCGCAGGCCGCCCGCGCCATGCTTGCGCCGACGGGGCGTGTGGTGATTCTCTGCGGGCCGGGCAATAACGGCGGTGACGGTTTCATTGCCGCGCGCCGCCTCGCCGAGGACGGCTACAGGGTGACGCTCGGTCTCCTCGGCCCGCGTGAAAGGCTCTCCGGCGATGCGGCTGCTGCGGCGAGGTTGTATGATGGGCCCGTCATTGCGCTGGAGGATATCACTTGCGACGAGGCCGGTCTCGTTATCGACGCGCTCTTCGGCACCGGTCTGACGCGTGATCTGGAAGGCGCCGTCGCGGCCTGTATCGCACGTGTCGCGCGAAGCGGCGTGCCGGTTCTGGCCGTGGATATCCCGTCGGGCATCGACGGTGATTCGGGCGCCATACGCGGTGTCGCGCTCCCCGCCACGCGCACCGTCACCTTCGCCGCGCGAAAGCCGGGGCACCTGCTGCTGCCCGGGCGTGATCTTTGCGGGGCGATAAGCGTCGTCGATATCGGCATTCCCGATGCCACGTGCGACGGTTTCGCGCCCGCGCTCTTCGCCAACGAGCCAGCCCTGTGGCGCGATACGCTACCGCGTCCCGAATCGGATACTCACAAATACAAGCGCGGGCACGCGCTGGTGCTCTCCGGCGAGATGCATCGCACGGGTGCGGCGCGTCTCGCAGCGCGCGGGGCGTTGCGCGTCGGCGCCGGCGCGGTGACGCTCGCCTCGCCGCGGGCCGCCCTCGCGGTCAATGCAGCCCATCTCACCGCGATCATGCTCGCGCCCTGCGATACGCCGGAGGAGCTCGGGGTGCTGCTCGAAGATCGCCGCTTCACGGCGGTGGCGCTCGGCCCCGGTTACGGGGTCGGCGAGGCGACGCGCGCCATGGTCAAGGCTGCGGCGCGCACGGGCAGGGGGCTGGTGCTCGACGCCGATGCGCTGACGTCGTTCGCCGGCGAGGCCTATACGCTCGGCATGGTGGCGAGCGCCGCGCGCGCCTGCGTGCTCACGCCGCATGAGGGCGAGATGCGCCGTCTGTTCGAATCGGCGGAAGGCGTGCGCGATGCGCCCAACCGCTGGCAGGCGGCCCTGCGCGCGGCGGAGATCGTCCGCTCGGTGGTGATCTGCAAGGGGGGCGACACGATCGTCGCGAGCCCCGACGGACGCGCCGCGATCCTCGCCGAGACGACCCCCTATCTCGCCACAGCCGGCTCCGGCGACGTGCTCACCGGCATCGTTACCGGCCTGATCGCGCAAGGCATGCCGGCTTTCGAAGCCGCCTGCGCCGCCGTCTGGCTCCACGCGCGCACCGGTATCGTCTACGGCCCGGGGCTGATCGCGGAGGATCTGAGCGAGGCGCTGCCGGGGGTGTTGCGGGGGCTGTGA
- a CDS encoding acyl-CoA dehydrogenase: protein MDYRAPVTDMVHVMRHVAGLDDALAKGLHPDLSAELVDQILEEAGKFAGDAIAPLNRIGDTNGPKLAEGVVKTPPGWKETYRDWADAGWNALPGPAEHGGQGLPGLLNAACIEMWNAASLSFGIAPLLTMGGIEALTKHATPELQELYLGKLISGEWTATMNLTEPQAGSDLAALRARAEPAGDGTYRITGQKIYITYGEHDMTDNIVHMVLARLPDAPAGTKGISLFLVPKILPDGSRNDVFCNGMEHKLGLHGSPTCTMVFGDKGGATGWLIGEENRGLACMFTMMNNARLGVGLQGVAACERAYQQALSYARDRRQGRAASWQGDGMAPIIAHPDVQRMLMTMKGFTQAARAICYITAGALDRAHFEAEADARRRAHERASLMTPIAKAFSTDLANEVASLGVQVHGGMGYVEETGAAQHLRDARILAIYEGTNGIQAIDLVTRKLPLSGGETVRVEIARLRAVADRVTKEGGAAYGDTASRLREAVESLDRATSHLLKALSGNAQQDALAGATPYLRLFGLTLGAASLAESALASAEGDPLAAGRVALARFFAENQASLAPGLAETIIHGGTFTESAELALAS from the coding sequence ATGGATTACCGTGCGCCCGTGACCGATATGGTCCATGTCATGCGCCATGTGGCCGGCCTTGACGACGCGCTCGCAAAGGGGCTGCATCCCGATCTCTCGGCGGAGCTCGTCGACCAGATTCTGGAAGAGGCCGGCAAGTTCGCCGGCGATGCGATCGCGCCGCTCAACCGCATCGGCGATACCAATGGGCCGAAACTCGCAGAGGGCGTGGTGAAAACGCCTCCTGGCTGGAAAGAGACCTATCGCGACTGGGCGGATGCCGGCTGGAACGCGCTTCCGGGGCCGGCGGAGCATGGCGGACAGGGGCTGCCCGGCCTTCTCAATGCCGCCTGCATCGAGATGTGGAATGCCGCTTCGCTCTCCTTCGGTATCGCGCCGCTGCTCACCATGGGCGGGATCGAGGCGCTGACGAAGCATGCGACGCCGGAATTGCAGGAGCTTTATCTCGGCAAGCTGATCTCGGGGGAGTGGACCGCGACGATGAACCTGACCGAGCCGCAGGCCGGCTCCGATCTCGCCGCGCTTCGCGCCCGCGCCGAACCCGCCGGTGACGGCACCTACAGGATCACGGGCCAGAAGATCTACATCACCTATGGCGAGCACGACATGACGGACAACATCGTCCACATGGTACTCGCGCGCCTGCCGGATGCGCCGGCGGGAACGAAGGGCATCTCGCTCTTTCTCGTGCCCAAGATCCTGCCCGATGGCAGCCGCAACGACGTCTTCTGCAACGGCATGGAGCACAAGCTCGGGCTGCATGGCTCGCCGACCTGTACCATGGTGTTCGGTGACAAGGGCGGCGCCACCGGCTGGCTGATCGGCGAGGAGAATCGCGGGCTGGCCTGCATGTTCACGATGATGAACAATGCCCGCCTCGGCGTCGGCCTCCAGGGTGTCGCCGCCTGCGAGCGTGCATATCAGCAGGCTCTGTCCTATGCCCGTGATCGCCGCCAGGGCCGCGCCGCCTCGTGGCAGGGTGACGGCATGGCGCCGATCATCGCGCACCCGGATGTCCAGCGCATGCTGATGACCATGAAGGGCTTCACCCAGGCCGCGCGCGCGATTTGCTACATCACCGCCGGGGCACTCGACCGCGCCCATTTCGAGGCTGAGGCCGATGCGCGGCGCCGGGCGCATGAGCGCGCTTCGCTGATGACCCCGATCGCGAAAGCCTTCTCGACGGATCTTGCCAACGAAGTCGCCTCGCTGGGCGTGCAGGTGCATGGCGGCATGGGTTACGTCGAGGAGACCGGCGCGGCGCAGCATCTTCGCGATGCGCGCATCCTCGCGATCTATGAAGGCACCAACGGTATCCAGGCGATCGATCTCGTCACCCGCAAGCTGCCCCTTTCCGGCGGCGAGACGGTGCGCGTTGAGATTGCGCGCCTGCGTGCGGTTGCTGATCGTGTCACGAAAGAGGGTGGGGCGGCCTACGGTGATACGGCCAGCCGCCTGCGCGAGGCCGTGGAATCGCTCGACCGGGCGACGAGCCATCTGCTCAAGGCGCTCTCCGGCAATGCCCAGCAGGACGCGCTCGCCGGCGCGACGCCCTATCTGCGCCTGTTCGGCCTGACACTCGGGGCGGCCTCGCTGGCCGAGTCCGCGCTTGCGAGCGCTGAGGGCGACCCGCTCGCCGCCGGTCGCGTGGCGCTGGCGCGTTTCTTTGCCGAAAACCAGGCAAGCCTCGCCCCCGGCCTCGCCGAGACCATCATCCATGGCGGTACCTTCACCGAAAGTGCGGAACTCGCACTGGCGAGTTGA
- a CDS encoding Ada metal-binding domain-containing protein yields MEARFTLRDAHNHPYPSAAPGRFGGHAKSRIYGRLDCRAALAALARGGPYARHRVFFADEASAVSAGYRPCAVCMPEAYSAWKTRRSG; encoded by the coding sequence ATGGAAGCCCGCTTTACGCTGCGCGACGCACATAACCACCCGTATCCCTCCGCTGCGCCCGGGCGCTTCGGCGGCCATGCGAAAAGCCGCATCTACGGGCGGCTCGATTGCCGCGCGGCATTGGCCGCACTCGCGCGCGGCGGGCCTTACGCGCGTCATCGCGTCTTCTTCGCCGACGAGGCGAGTGCCGTGAGCGCCGGCTATCGCCCCTGTGCCGTATGCATGCCGGAGGCCTATTCGGCGTGGAAGACGCGCCGTAGCGGGTGA
- a CDS encoding DNA translocase FtsK yields the protein MPKTRRHASPADELTDALRAFVMRRLVDISGLVMLVFAIAMTLALATWSVEDPSLNHAVDGPVRNWLGYPGAVASDLAMQLFGLAALAALLPLAAWGWRLLREGRLARVQLRLVLFVLGVVAATAMASSLPATTRWPLPTGLGGVAGDAVLAAARALTGIAEGPAATLLGFVFAGIAILAITAASGFGFSDEEEDAEEDEIAAPAPRGRPVDLDDFDESPREDEPGRAIVWLGAAAHAALSLQVHLRRFAQLMRDAMARRLRRGPEDGFAYASGPMRRETDRDDGLSDFVRPVPPGARREPVLDMPGVPVQAQAALRDASHDQSARAHPAEAETSPLRDEAPWNRDGGGWNAWDEDADLPVDQDAESAPTQQGEEGAGSASSRVTMPVATTKPGKRIKREAQPSFLDPQDDYQLPALQLLSEPTASHLAEVSREALEQNAAMLESTLEDFGVRGEIINVRPGPVVTLYELEPAPGTKSSRVIGLADDIARSMSAVSARVAVVQGRNAIGIELPNVKRDTVFLRELLASRDFESSKQKLALCLGKTIGGEPVIADLAKMPHLLVAGTTGSGKSVAINTMILSILYRMSPEQCRMIMVDPKMLELSVYDGIPHLLSPVVTDPKKAVVALKWAVREMEDRYRKMSKMGVRNIDGFNARVAEATARGEVITRSVQTGFDRETGEAIFEEEEMSLDQLPYIVVIVDEMADLMMVAGKEIEGAIQRLAQMARAAGIHLIMATQRPSVDVITGTIKANFPTRISFQVTSKIDSRTILGEMGAEQLLGQGDMLYMAGGGRITRVHGPFVSDDEVEHVVAHLKTQGRPAYLDAVTSEEDEGGSGGDDGGAVFDKGSFGDPGADLYDQAVAVVLRDKKASTSYIQRRLQIGYNRAASLMERMENEGIVGAPNNAGKREILMESPEDRYGNGDD from the coding sequence ATGCCGAAAACACGTCGCCATGCCTCGCCTGCCGATGAACTGACGGATGCACTGCGCGCCTTCGTCATGCGCCGCCTCGTGGACATATCGGGGTTGGTCATGCTCGTCTTCGCCATTGCGATGACGCTGGCGCTCGCGACCTGGTCGGTGGAGGATCCGAGCCTCAACCATGCCGTCGACGGGCCGGTGCGCAACTGGCTCGGTTATCCAGGTGCTGTGGCATCCGATCTCGCCATGCAGCTCTTCGGTCTGGCCGCGCTCGCGGCGCTGCTGCCGCTCGCCGCCTGGGGATGGCGGCTGCTGCGCGAAGGCCGGCTCGCGCGGGTGCAACTGAGGCTCGTCCTGTTCGTCCTCGGCGTCGTTGCCGCAACGGCGATGGCGAGCAGCTTGCCGGCCACCACCCGCTGGCCGCTGCCGACGGGGCTCGGCGGTGTTGCCGGCGATGCGGTTCTCGCCGCTGCGCGGGCGCTGACCGGGATCGCCGAAGGCCCCGCCGCGACGCTGCTCGGTTTCGTCTTCGCCGGTATCGCCATACTCGCCATTACCGCCGCCTCAGGCTTCGGCTTCTCCGATGAGGAGGAGGATGCGGAGGAGGACGAGATTGCGGCGCCTGCGCCGCGTGGCCGCCCTGTCGATCTCGACGATTTCGACGAATCGCCGCGCGAGGACGAGCCCGGTCGGGCGATCGTCTGGCTCGGTGCCGCAGCCCATGCGGCGCTCAGTCTGCAAGTCCATCTGCGGCGCTTCGCACAACTGATGCGCGATGCAATGGCGCGGCGGCTGCGGCGTGGACCCGAGGACGGCTTTGCCTATGCTTCGGGGCCGATGCGCCGCGAGACCGACCGCGATGACGGTTTGTCCGATTTCGTGCGCCCGGTGCCCCCCGGGGCCCGCCGCGAGCCGGTTCTCGACATGCCGGGCGTGCCCGTGCAGGCGCAAGCTGCGCTACGGGACGCATCGCACGACCAGTCGGCCCGCGCGCATCCGGCGGAGGCGGAAACGAGTCCGCTGCGCGACGAGGCGCCGTGGAATCGCGATGGTGGCGGCTGGAACGCCTGGGATGAGGATGCCGATCTCCCTGTCGATCAGGACGCCGAGTCGGCACCCACGCAACAGGGCGAGGAGGGTGCCGGTTCCGCCTCCAGCCGTGTCACCATGCCCGTCGCGACGACGAAGCCCGGCAAACGCATCAAGCGCGAAGCGCAGCCCTCCTTCCTCGACCCGCAGGATGATTACCAGTTGCCGGCCCTGCAGCTGCTGTCGGAGCCCACCGCGTCTCATCTGGCCGAGGTCTCGCGCGAAGCCCTGGAGCAGAACGCCGCAATGCTCGAATCGACGCTGGAGGATTTCGGCGTGCGGGGCGAGATCATCAATGTGCGCCCCGGCCCCGTGGTCACGCTCTACGAGCTGGAGCCGGCCCCGGGCACGAAGTCGAGCCGCGTGATCGGGCTTGCCGACGACATCGCCCGCTCGATGAGCGCGGTCTCGGCCCGCGTTGCGGTGGTGCAGGGGCGCAATGCCATCGGCATCGAACTTCCCAACGTGAAGCGCGACACCGTCTTCCTGCGCGAATTGCTGGCCAGCCGCGATTTCGAATCATCCAAGCAGAAACTCGCCCTGTGCCTCGGCAAGACCATCGGCGGCGAGCCGGTGATCGCGGATCTGGCCAAGATGCCGCATCTGCTGGTGGCGGGCACGACCGGCTCGGGCAAGTCGGTGGCGATCAACACCATGATCCTGTCGATCCTCTACCGGATGTCGCCGGAGCAGTGCCGCATGATCATGGTTGATCCCAAGATGCTGGAACTGTCGGTCTATGACGGCATTCCGCACCTGCTCTCGCCGGTCGTGACCGACCCCAAGAAAGCCGTCGTCGCGCTGAAATGGGCGGTGCGCGAAATGGAGGACCGCTATCGCAAGATGTCGAAGATGGGCGTGCGCAACATCGACGGCTTCAATGCCCGCGTGGCCGAAGCGACCGCACGCGGCGAGGTGATCACGCGCTCGGTCCAGACCGGGTTCGACCGCGAGACCGGGGAGGCGATCTTCGAAGAGGAGGAAATGAGCCTCGATCAATTGCCATACATCGTCGTCATCGTCGACGAAATGGCCGATCTGATGATGGTCGCCGGCAAGGAGATCGAGGGTGCCATCCAGCGTCTCGCCCAGATGGCCCGCGCAGCCGGCATCCATCTGATCATGGCAACCCAGCGCCCCTCGGTCGATGTCATTACCGGTACGATCAAGGCGAATTTTCCGACCCGTATCTCCTTCCAGGTCACCTCGAAGATCGACTCGCGCACGATCCTGGGTGAGATGGGTGCCGAACAGCTGCTCGGACAGGGTGACATGCTCTACATGGCCGGTGGCGGGCGCATCACACGCGTGCACGGGCCCTTCGTCTCCGATGACGAGGTCGAACATGTCGTGGCCCACCTCAAGACGCAGGGGCGCCCGGCCTATCTCGACGCGGTCACGTCAGAGGAGGATGAGGGTGGCTCCGGCGGCGATGACGGCGGCGCCGTGTTCGACAAGGGCTCGTTCGGTGATCCCGGCGCCGATCTCTACGATCAGGCCGTCGCGGTGGTCCTGCGCGACAAGAAGGCCTCGACCTCCTATATCCAGCGCCGTCTGCAGATCGGCTACAATCGGGCAGCCTCGCTGATGGAGCGGATGGAGAATGAGGGGATCGTCGGCGCGCCCAACAATGCCGGAAAGCGCGAGATCCTGATGGAATCGCCGGAGGATCGTTATGGAAACGGCGATGATTGA
- a CDS encoding IS5 family transposase, translated as MPWDDITRRQHNRDHLRYPSDLMDREWAILAPLIPPAKSGGRPRKTDMREVVNAILYIAGSGCQWRALPKDFPPASTVRGYFYSWRDTDLWQTINHILVAATRELEGREASPTAGVIDSQSVKTTESGGISGYDAGKKIKGRKRHIITDTLGLMLFVLVHAADIQDRDGAPDVLKAIRHRFPWLRHVFADGGYAGDKLRTALIGCGTWTIEIIKRSDAAKGFHVLPRRWVVERTFGWFGRCRRLAKDWEKSVESATAWVIVASIRLMTRRLATYCVIT; from the coding sequence ATGCCCTGGGATGATATCACTCGCCGGCAGCATAACCGGGACCATCTGCGTTATCCAAGTGATTTGATGGACCGGGAATGGGCGATTTTGGCGCCGCTGATCCCTCCGGCCAAATCCGGCGGTCGTCCACGCAAGACCGATATGCGAGAGGTGGTGAACGCGATCCTTTATATCGCGGGCAGCGGCTGTCAGTGGCGGGCACTGCCGAAGGACTTTCCTCCAGCCTCCACCGTGCGAGGCTATTTCTATTCCTGGCGCGATACCGACCTCTGGCAGACGATAAACCACATCCTTGTCGCAGCCACGCGGGAACTGGAAGGACGCGAGGCCTCTCCAACTGCCGGTGTCATCGACAGTCAGTCGGTCAAAACCACGGAAAGCGGCGGGATCTCTGGCTATGACGCGGGCAAGAAAATCAAGGGACGCAAGCGCCATATCATCACCGACACGCTCGGCCTGATGCTGTTCGTACTGGTTCATGCCGCCGACATTCAGGACCGGGACGGCGCGCCCGATGTTCTGAAAGCCATCCGGCACCGGTTCCCCTGGCTGCGCCATGTCTTCGCCGACGGCGGCTACGCAGGCGACAAGCTGCGCACCGCATTGATCGGCTGCGGCACGTGGACCATCGAGATCATCAAGCGTTCAGATGCTGCCAAAGGCTTCCACGTCCTACCCCGGCGATGGGTGGTGGAACGCACCTTCGGATGGTTTGGACGATGCCGCAGGCTCGCAAAGGACTGGGAGAAATCCGTCGAAAGCGCCACCGCATGGGTCATAGTCGCCAGCATCAGGCTCATGACACGCAGGCTCGCAACCTATTGTGTAATAACATAA
- a CDS encoding LolA family protein, protein MARLRGLAFAFLAGAALVPMPGIGVAPVAAESVQRAFWQIDTLPPPRPERLLVSQAQLPEPPAGVRGVAPGQAPEQPATDSTAENLSAEQIVSRANDFFNGITTMYASFTQMNANGDRLTGELYVHRPGRLRFDYDEPATLQVVADGRQVAIQDSRLNTQDLYPISQTPLKFLLGSRVNLGRDVSVLDVERFDDEVDIQLEDRSTLGGTSRVTLTFDDRLSELKRWRIRDPQGFTTTVALDEVDFVSRMDPGLFVIVRAR, encoded by the coding sequence TTGGCGCGTCTGCGCGGGCTTGCTTTCGCCTTCCTGGCCGGTGCCGCTCTGGTACCGATGCCTGGGATCGGTGTGGCTCCGGTCGCTGCTGAAAGCGTGCAGCGCGCCTTCTGGCAGATCGATACGCTGCCTCCGCCGCGGCCCGAGCGCCTGCTCGTCAGCCAGGCACAGCTTCCCGAGCCGCCGGCCGGCGTGCGCGGCGTAGCCCCCGGGCAGGCGCCCGAGCAGCCTGCGACGGATAGCACGGCCGAGAATCTGAGCGCCGAGCAGATCGTCTCCCGTGCCAATGATTTCTTCAACGGCATCACCACCATGTATGCCAGCTTCACGCAGATGAATGCCAATGGGGACCGGCTGACGGGCGAGCTCTATGTGCATCGCCCCGGACGCTTGCGTTTCGATTACGATGAGCCGGCCACGCTTCAGGTCGTCGCGGACGGGCGGCAGGTCGCGATCCAGGACAGCCGGCTGAACACCCAGGATCTCTATCCGATCTCGCAGACGCCCCTGAAATTCCTTCTCGGTTCGCGCGTCAATCTCGGGCGCGACGTCAGCGTGCTCGATGTCGAGCGCTTCGATGACGAGGTCGACATCCAGCTCGAGGATCGCTCGACTTTGGGCGGAACCTCGCGGGTGACACTCACATTCGATGATCGCCTGTCGGAATTGAAACGCTGGCGCATCCGCGATCCGCAGGGTTTCACCACCACGGTGGCGCTCGACGAGGTGGATTTCGTCTCGCGCATGGATCCGGGTCTGTTCGTGATCGTGCGCGCGCGCTGA
- the glnA gene encoding type I glutamate--ammonia ligase, translating into MKSANDVLKALKDNDVKYVDFRFTDPKGKWQHVTFDVTMVDEDLFADGVMFDGSSIAGWKAINESDMCLMPDPETAVMDPFFAAPTMSIVCDILEPASGEPYNRDPRGIAKKAEAFLKSTGLGDTVMIGPEAEFFVFDDVKFAAEPYNTGFVLDSVELPSNSMADYESGNMGHRIRTKGGYFPVPPLDSGQDMRSEMLASMAEMGVQVEKHHHEVASAQHELGMKFDTLTRMGDLMQVYKYCIHNVAHSFGKSATFMPKPVYGDNGSGMHVHQSIWKDGKPLFAGDKYADLSQECLWYIGGVIKHARAINAFTNPSTNSYKRLVPGFEAPVLLAYSSRNRSASCRIPWTTSPKAKRVEVRFPDPTANPYLGFAALVMAGLDGILNKIDPGQAMDKDLYDLPPRELKKIPTVATSLREALTALDKDRAFLKAGGVFNDDMIDAYIALKMEDVIRFDHTPHPVEFDMYYSV; encoded by the coding sequence ATGAAGTCGGCCAACGATGTGCTCAAGGCACTCAAGGACAACGACGTCAAATACGTCGATTTTCGCTTCACCGATCCCAAGGGTAAGTGGCAGCACGTCACCTTTGACGTCACCATGGTCGATGAGGATCTCTTCGCCGATGGCGTGATGTTCGATGGTTCGTCCATCGCCGGCTGGAAGGCGATCAACGAATCCGACATGTGCCTGATGCCCGATCCGGAGACGGCCGTGATGGATCCGTTCTTCGCGGCGCCCACCATGTCGATCGTCTGCGACATCCTCGAACCCGCTTCCGGCGAGCCTTATAACCGCGATCCGCGCGGCATCGCCAAGAAGGCGGAAGCCTTTCTGAAGTCCACCGGTCTCGGCGACACCGTCATGATCGGCCCGGAAGCCGAGTTCTTCGTCTTCGACGACGTGAAGTTCGCCGCCGAGCCCTACAATACCGGCTTCGTGCTCGATTCCGTCGAGCTGCCCTCGAACTCCATGGCGGATTACGAGAGCGGCAACATGGGTCACCGCATCCGCACCAAGGGCGGCTACTTCCCCGTCCCGCCGCTGGATTCCGGGCAGGACATGCGCTCCGAAATGCTCGCCTCCATGGCCGAGATGGGCGTCCAGGTCGAGAAGCACCATCACGAGGTGGCCAGCGCCCAGCACGAGCTTGGCATGAAGTTTGATACGCTCACCCGCATGGGCGATCTGATGCAGGTCTACAAGTACTGCATCCACAACGTCGCCCATTCCTTCGGCAAGTCCGCCACCTTCATGCCCAAGCCCGTCTATGGTGACAACGGCTCCGGCATGCACGTGCACCAGTCGATCTGGAAGGACGGGAAGCCGCTCTTCGCCGGCGACAAATACGCCGATCTCAGCCAGGAATGCCTGTGGTATATCGGTGGCGTGATCAAGCATGCCCGTGCCATCAACGCTTTCACCAACCCCTCGACAAATTCGTACAAGCGTCTGGTCCCGGGCTTCGAGGCGCCGGTGCTGCTGGCTTATTCTTCGCGCAACCGCTCGGCCTCCTGCCGTATCCCGTGGACGACGTCGCCGAAAGCGAAGCGCGTCGAGGTTCGCTTCCCCGATCCGACGGCGAACCCGTATCTCGGCTTCGCGGCCCTCGTCATGGCCGGCCTCGACGGCATCCTGAACAAGATCGATCCCGGTCAGGCGATGGACAAGGATCTCTACGATCTGCCCCCGCGCGAACTGAAGAAGATCCCGACCGTCGCCACCTCCCTGCGCGAGGCGCTTACGGCTCTCGACAAGGATCGCGCCTTCCTCAAGGCCGGCGGCGTCTTCAACGACGACATGATCGATGCCTATATCGCCCTGAAGATGGAAGACGTCATCCGCTTCGATCACACGCCGCACCCGGTCGAGTTCGACATGTACTACTCCGTCTGA
- a CDS encoding P-II family nitrogen regulator, producing the protein MRKIEAIIKPFKLDEVKEALQDVGLQGITVIEAKGFGRQKGHTELYRGAEYVVDFLPKVKLEIVCSDDLVEKAVDAIRKAAQTGRIGDGKIFVSAVEEAIRIRTGETGSDAI; encoded by the coding sequence ATGCGAAAGATCGAAGCGATCATCAAACCGTTCAAGCTCGACGAGGTGAAGGAAGCTCTTCAGGACGTCGGCCTGCAGGGTATCACCGTCATCGAGGCCAAGGGTTTCGGGCGTCAGAAAGGCCATACGGAGCTTTATCGCGGCGCCGAATACGTGGTCGATTTCCTGCCCAAGGTGAAGCTGGAAATCGTATGCAGCGACGACCTCGTCGAGAAGGCCGTCGACGCCATTCGCAAGGCTGCCCAGACGGGTCGTATCGGGGATGGCAAGATTTTTGTATCTGCCGTCGAGGAGGCGATCCGCATCCGCACCGGCGAGACCGGGTCGGACGCAATCTGA